Genomic DNA from Nitrospirota bacterium:
CGTGGTTAAGAAATAATCTGTGACGAGGATCAGTATCATTGAAATCACGACCGCGCCTGTCGTGGCTTTTCCGACCCCGACTGCTCCTCCTTCGGTAGTAAATCCTTTGTAAGAACAGACAATGGAAATCAAGATACCAAACACGCAGGCTTTAAGCAAGCCCCCGTAAATATCGTTTCCTTCAAGAAATTCGGTAGTTCTTCTGACATAGATGACCGGATTGGCAGACAGATACTCCACGGAAATAAAATATCCTCCAACAATTCCGATCAGGTCGGCAAATATCGTCAGGATTGGAAGCATGATCAGTCCGGCAATGAGCCTTGGAATGATCAGGTATTTGACGGGGTTGACGGCAAGCGTACTTAAGGCGTCAATCTGTTCTGTGACTCTCATTGTTCCCAATTCCGCCGCCATCGCAGCCCCGGCGCGGCCAGCCACGATCAGACCGGTTAAAACCGGCCCCAGTTCACGGGTGAGGGAAAGGGCCACCACGGTTCCCACCAGATTTTCCGCGTGAAACCGCTTGAATCCCGTATGACTTTGAAGTGCCAGAACAAGTCCGGTTGAAAGGGAGGTGATCAGAACGACAGGAATCGACTGGACGCCGATCGCTTCCATCTGCTGGATAATATTTCTAAAATAAATAGGGGGGGTGAAAGTCCAACGGAGCGCCTGAGAAAAGAGGGAAAATGCTCCCCCGACCTTTTTTAATAGGTCGAGCGTCTGCCTTCCCAATTTTTCTATGCCAAATTTCAAGAAATGTCCTTATAGATTCTTGGGACCCTTTTTCCAATGCCGCAAAGTACTTCGTATGGAATCGTGCCGATCCAGCCGGCCACTTCTTCCGCTGAAATAAACTCTTTTCCCTGTTTTCCGATCAGGACGGCCTCATCACCGATTTGAGGGGCTGTAATATTTGTGACGTCAACCATCGTCATATCCATACAGACTCTCCCGACAACGGGCACCCTCTTCCCATGAATCAGCACTTTACCACAATTAGAGAGCGCTCTCCAATACCCATCTGCGTAACCGACAGGAAGCGTTGCGATGGTGCTCTGACAGGGTGTAATAAAAGTGCCGCCATAACTGATGGGGGTTCCTGCAGGGACCGTTTTCAAATGGACAATTCGGGTTTTAAATGTCAGGACGGGTTCCAGAGAAAAGGGAGGTTTTTTGATAGATGAATAACCGTAAAGGCTGAGTCCGGGTCTGACAGGATTGGATTTTAGATTCCGAAGAGAAGCAATCGCCGCGCTGTTGGCGAGGTGAATTTGGGAAATATTCAGGTGAAAGGCGTCCAGATCGGCGAGGATTTTTTCCCAGAGGCGAATCTGGCCTGAAAGGTTTTTAGATCCGATCCGATCCGCATCGGCCAAATGCGTCATGATCCCTTCGATTTTAATTCTTTTGTACCGAAGTATCTTTTTGATAAAGGTTATGAGCTCTTCGGGCAGAATCCCCAGTCGTCCCATCCCGGTATCAATCTTGATGTGGACCGGTAAAGTGACCCCCTGCGACTCAGCTTCCTTTTCCAGCAATGGGATCAAGGCGCTCTGAAACAGAACAGGGGTCAGCCGGTAATCCACCAGCGAGGGAATCTGCTCCTTCAGAATGCTTCCCATCACAAGGATCGGAAGCCGGACTCCCCCTTGACGAAGCTCTATTCCTTCCTGAACCAGTGCCACGCCCAGGACGGAAACGCCTGCCTCTTCCAGCGTTTGAGAAATTCTGACCGCGCCATGACCGTAAGCATCCGCTTTGACAACGGCAATGATCTGGCGCTCCGGACCGATCCATTTCCGAATCTCGCCGAGATTATGAAGCAGGGCGCTCAGGTCGATTTCGGCAACCGTAGGAAAGAATTCCTTTTTATCCGCTTTAGTGGCTTGGGGCATTTTCATGGACAGGAGGGAGATCGTTTTCCGGAGATTGAATTTCCATTTCAATTATCTTCTCATGAATTCTTTCAGCTTCACTCGTTCTTTTGAGACTCAGCAGTATCTTTTCGAAGTGATT
This window encodes:
- the alr gene encoding alanine racemase, encoding MPQATKADKKEFFPTVAEIDLSALLHNLGEIRKWIGPERQIIAVVKADAYGHGAVRISQTLEEAGVSVLGVALVQEGIELRQGGVRLPILVMGSILKEQIPSLVDYRLTPVLFQSALIPLLEKEAESQGVTLPVHIKIDTGMGRLGILPEELITFIKKILRYKRIKIEGIMTHLADADRIGSKNLSGQIRLWEKILADLDAFHLNISQIHLANSAAIASLRNLKSNPVRPGLSLYGYSSIKKPPFSLEPVLTFKTRIVHLKTVPAGTPISYGGTFITPCQSTIATLPVGYADGYWRALSNCGKVLIHGKRVPVVGRVCMDMTMVDVTNITAPQIGDEAVLIGKQGKEFISAEEVAGWIGTIPYEVLCGIGKRVPRIYKDIS
- a CDS encoding ABC transporter permease, which gives rise to MEKLGRQTLDLLKKVGGAFSLFSQALRWTFTPPIYFRNIIQQMEAIGVQSIPVVLITSLSTGLVLALQSHTGFKRFHAENLVGTVVALSLTRELGPVLTGLIVAGRAGAAMAAELGTMRVTEQIDALSTLAVNPVKYLIIPRLIAGLIMLPILTIFADLIGIVGGYFISVEYLSANPVIYVRRTTEFLEGNDIYGGLLKACVFGILISIVCSYKGFTTEGGAVGVGKATTGAVVISMILILVTDYFLTT